A portion of the Methanocorpusculum sp. genome contains these proteins:
- the eif1A gene encoding translation initiation factor eIF-1A: MGRIENANQTVSDDGSIVRVKLPNKRIKEQFAQAELMLGSNHIRVRCSDGVTRLGRIKGKIKKRVWIREGDILIVVPWDFQDEKCDIIYRYTTPQVDWLRGHKYL, translated from the coding sequence TTGGGAAGAATAGAGAACGCTAATCAAACCGTCTCAGATGACGGAAGTATTGTTCGCGTCAAACTGCCGAACAAACGAATAAAAGAACAATTTGCACAGGCAGAACTGATGCTTGGATCAAACCACATCAGAGTACGATGCTCAGACGGCGTGACGCGCTTAGGGCGGATCAAAGGAAAGATCAAGAAACGAGTTTGGATTCGTGAAGGCGATATTCTTATCGTTGTTCCTTGGGATTTCCAAGATGAGAAGTGTGATATCATTTATCGATACACAACTCCCCAGGTAGACTGGCTTCGCGGCCACAAATATCTCTAA
- a CDS encoding ABC transporter ATP-binding protein: MSDAICVHELCKEYPDFSLKNVSFCLPKGSIMGFIGENGAGKTTTIKTMLGIAKKSSGSVKMFGLDFAEHEKEIKNRIGVVFDECSFHDTLTAGDVSKILGKIYSTWDDPLYLRYLKQFDLPEKKKIKEYSRGMKMKLGIAAALSHHPDLLILDEPTSGLDPVIREEILDIFLEFIQDEEHSILLSSHITSDLDKIADYLTFIHEGKIVLSKSKDEILDDMGILKCSIEEFDALDKTSFLTYRTNQFGCEVLIKDKMRFIARHPEMIVDPVSTESVMVFYARGKAV, from the coding sequence ATGTCTGACGCAATTTGTGTACATGAATTATGTAAGGAATATCCGGATTTTTCCCTCAAAAACGTTTCATTTTGTCTTCCGAAAGGAAGCATCATGGGTTTTATCGGGGAAAACGGAGCAGGAAAAACCACAACGATAAAGACCATGCTCGGGATCGCGAAAAAATCCAGCGGTTCGGTGAAAATGTTTGGGCTTGACTTTGCAGAGCATGAAAAGGAAATCAAGAACCGTATCGGTGTCGTCTTCGATGAATGCAGTTTTCACGACACGCTCACCGCAGGTGATGTTTCGAAGATCCTTGGAAAGATCTATTCGACGTGGGACGATCCCCTTTATCTCCGATATCTGAAACAGTTTGATCTTCCGGAAAAGAAAAAGATCAAAGAGTACTCCCGGGGAATGAAGATGAAACTCGGGATCGCCGCCGCCCTTTCCCATCACCCGGATCTGCTGATCCTCGATGAACCGACTAGCGGACTCGATCCGGTCATCCGTGAAGAGATCCTGGATATCTTCCTTGAGTTTATTCAGGACGAGGAACACTCGATCCTTCTCTCCTCGCACATAACGAGCGATCTCGATAAGATCGCCGATTACCTCACCTTCATTCATGAGGGAAAGATCGTTCTTTCCAAGTCAAAAGATGAGATACTGGACGACATGGGCATTCTCAAATGCAGTATCGAGGAGTTCGATGCTCTTGACAAAACATCTTTCCTTACCTACCGGACAAATCAGTTTGGTTGCGAGGTCCTGATCAAAGACAAGATGAGATTCATCGCTCGGCATCCGGAGATGATCGTGGATCCGGTTTCGACCGAATCTGTCATGGTGTTTTATGCACGGGGGAAGGCAGTATGA
- a CDS encoding formylmethanofuran dehydrogenase subunit E family protein, which produces MTDIPDFDMIAKAHGHTCPGIALGYKIAVVAAKWSGTETNIKVLSHSTRCPLDALKQTFDLRTHPERLIVEDTNTVSFVLEKPDGSKLFIDEIPGTKVTSDELHTLKGKISAKTATEEEIKRHTEIQNELLQVMLNTPDEKLFTIREE; this is translated from the coding sequence ATGACAGACATTCCAGATTTTGATATGATAGCAAAAGCCCACGGGCATACCTGTCCGGGTATTGCGCTGGGTTATAAGATTGCCGTAGTTGCTGCAAAATGGTCAGGAACTGAGACAAACATCAAAGTGCTGTCCCATTCGACACGCTGTCCGCTTGATGCCCTCAAACAGACATTCGATTTACGGACTCACCCTGAGCGGCTCATCGTTGAGGATACGAATACCGTCAGCTTTGTTCTGGAAAAACCGGATGGGAGCAAACTGTTCATTGACGAGATTCCGGGAACAAAAGTCACCAGCGACGAGCTACACACGTTAAAAGGAAAAATCTCAGCAAAAACCGCGACTGAAGAAGAGATCAAACGGCATACTGAGATCCAGAACGAGTTACTCCAGGTCATGCTGAACACACCGGATGAAAAACTGTTCACCATCCGGGAAGAGTAA
- the mfnA gene encoding tyrosine decarboxylase MfnA has protein sequence MEEKGCKREEVISFLSGYRAEDLHHDHILSSMCTIPHEIAVSVHELFSGTNLGDPGLFPGTTKIEDLLVHSLGELMHHPGAGGYATSGGTESNLQAIRIAKKLKPEIRNPNIVVPASAHFSFDKTCDMLGLEMRIAPYGENYTVDCDKMAELVDKNTISIAAIAGTTEYGMIDDVERIAKIAIENDLFYHVDAAFGGMVIPFLPNPVPFDFEVPGVSSISLDPHKMGLSTIPCGCLLLRKPEQFGTLNVDTPYLTVKKECTLAGTRPGADVAGAYAVIKLLGREGFRAVVAGCMENTRRLVEGMETFGYTRAVDPVMNVATFEAGPVPEGWIVSHTRAGHLRFVLMPHVTRDVIENFLADVAKIN, from the coding sequence ATGGAGGAGAAAGGATGCAAAAGGGAGGAGGTCATCTCCTTCTTATCCGGATATCGGGCAGAGGATTTGCATCACGACCATATCCTCAGTTCGATGTGTACGATCCCGCACGAGATCGCGGTTTCCGTACATGAACTGTTTAGCGGCACGAACCTTGGCGACCCGGGACTTTTCCCAGGCACAACAAAAATCGAAGATCTGCTGGTACATTCGCTCGGCGAACTCATGCATCACCCGGGAGCCGGCGGATATGCGACCTCGGGCGGGACCGAATCGAACCTTCAGGCGATTCGTATCGCGAAAAAACTGAAGCCTGAAATCAGAAACCCCAACATCGTCGTTCCGGCATCCGCTCACTTTTCTTTCGATAAGACCTGCGATATGCTCGGACTTGAGATGCGGATCGCACCATACGGTGAAAATTACACTGTTGACTGCGACAAGATGGCGGAGCTTGTCGATAAAAATACCATATCGATCGCAGCGATCGCCGGCACGACCGAGTACGGTATGATCGATGACGTCGAGAGGATCGCAAAGATCGCCATCGAAAACGACCTCTTCTATCATGTTGATGCAGCATTCGGCGGAATGGTCATCCCGTTCCTGCCAAACCCGGTACCATTCGACTTCGAAGTTCCGGGAGTCTCCTCGATCTCGCTCGACCCGCACAAGATGGGTTTGAGTACGATACCCTGCGGATGTCTGCTCCTCCGGAAACCGGAACAGTTTGGAACGCTCAACGTAGATACGCCGTATCTGACCGTAAAAAAAGAGTGCACTCTTGCCGGGACCCGACCGGGAGCGGACGTTGCCGGCGCCTATGCCGTCATCAAACTCCTTGGAAGAGAAGGGTTCCGTGCGGTCGTAGCCGGCTGTATGGAAAACACCCGGCGTCTCGTCGAAGGGATGGAAACGTTTGGATATACACGTGCCGTCGATCCGGTCATGAACGTTGCGACGTTCGAAGCAGGACCGGTTCCAGAAGGATGGATCGTCTCGCACACCCGTGCAGGTCATCTCAGATTTGTCTTGATGCCCCACGTGACCCGCGATGTTATCGAAAACTTCCTTGCGGACGTCGCAAAAATCAACTAA
- a CDS encoding GntR family transcriptional regulator, with protein MKILISNASEKPIYEQITTQIRSMIISGELLPESPLPSMRLLAKELRISVITTKRAYTDLERDGFIETVPGKGSFVAGKNTELIREQQLRFAEEHLQKAVDTAKSFGISKLELMEMLEIIYNGE; from the coding sequence GTGAAGATCCTTATCAGCAATGCGAGTGAAAAGCCGATCTATGAGCAGATAACAACGCAGATCAGGTCTATGATCATCAGCGGGGAGCTTCTGCCGGAGTCGCCGCTTCCAAGCATGCGTCTTCTTGCAAAAGAGCTGAGGATCAGCGTGATCACCACGAAACGGGCATACACCGATCTGGAACGTGACGGGTTCATCGAGACCGTTCCCGGAAAAGGAAGTTTTGTCGCCGGTAAAAATACCGAGCTGATCAGAGAACAACAGCTGCGCTTTGCAGAAGAACATCTGCAAAAGGCCGTCGATACGGCGAAAAGTTTCGGCATCAGTAAACTGGAACTTATGGAAATGCTTGAGATCATCTATAATGGAGAATAA
- a CDS encoding YkgJ family cysteine cluster protein has protein sequence MAAAPMQNLKELEEELVLLKKYPKEDLERIIKEIGFSCTCCGKCCTKAFNGHVFLLAEDARRLKTFSPESLMPAPDFPYSDPYGNFYVSGYALKTQENGDCVFLDETKHCKIYDQRFAICRVYPYMLHREPDERGKIDWRQISGLDEHGEYDHLISDQECAEIARQTITYEIAFLEQEIAFHKAVLQKFSDEGVRFVRKDHDLRVRAFLKTGKATVFIWDGSDLVKEDV, from the coding sequence ATGGCAGCAGCACCGATGCAGAATCTAAAGGAGCTGGAGGAGGAACTTGTCCTTCTCAAAAAGTATCCAAAAGAGGACCTGGAGCGAATCATCAAAGAGATCGGGTTTTCCTGTACCTGCTGCGGAAAATGCTGCACAAAAGCGTTCAACGGTCATGTGTTTCTTCTCGCGGAAGATGCCCGCCGTCTGAAAACGTTTTCACCGGAGTCACTGATGCCCGCACCTGATTTTCCCTACTCGGATCCGTATGGGAACTTCTATGTGTCGGGGTATGCTCTCAAAACACAAGAGAATGGAGATTGTGTGTTTCTGGATGAGACCAAACACTGCAAAATCTATGATCAGCGGTTTGCCATCTGCCGGGTCTATCCGTATATGCTTCACCGGGAACCTGATGAACGGGGAAAGATCGACTGGCGGCAGATATCCGGTCTCGACGAGCATGGGGAGTATGACCATCTGATCTCCGATCAGGAATGTGCAGAGATTGCCCGGCAGACGATCACGTATGAGATCGCATTTCTGGAACAGGAGATCGCCTTCCACAAAGCCGTTCTGCAGAAGTTTTCCGACGAAGGTGTTCGGTTCGTGAGAAAAGATCACGATCTCCGGGTCCGTGCATTTCTGAAAACAGGGAAAGCGACGGTGTTTATCTGGGACGGATCGGATCTTGTAAAAGAAGATGTGTAA
- a CDS encoding ABC-2 transporter permease, with amino-acid sequence MKTSSWLSGLMLKDLLNLRPMTKTLVFMFLIFGIVFIPMGNTMTVYFLLMIFAALLPMTSLTMDDMAKWDRYALTMPVTRKDIVTSKYLMTIIFFCVSILISGIIAGVSYYLMPANATPFWFIVLVGALGVFYGSLLFPLLYKFGSEKARYMMFVLMAVIGILLVGWFALFGESLTGNLLIYILITAVVSVAAFIASYFVSVRLYEKKEF; translated from the coding sequence ATGAAAACATCTTCATGGTTATCAGGACTTATGCTGAAGGATCTGCTGAACCTTCGGCCAATGACCAAGACCCTGGTCTTTATGTTTCTTATCTTCGGGATAGTCTTCATTCCGATGGGAAATACCATGACCGTCTACTTCCTGCTGATGATATTTGCCGCTCTTCTGCCAATGACATCCCTCACGATGGATGATATGGCGAAGTGGGACAGGTATGCCTTAACGATGCCGGTTACCAGAAAGGATATCGTTACGTCCAAGTATCTGATGACGATCATATTCTTCTGCGTCTCGATTCTGATTTCGGGAATCATTGCCGGTGTTTCGTATTATCTGATGCCGGCGAATGCAACTCCGTTCTGGTTCATCGTTCTCGTCGGTGCACTTGGTGTATTTTACGGCTCCCTCCTGTTTCCACTTCTCTACAAATTCGGTTCGGAAAAAGCCAGATATATGATGTTTGTTCTGATGGCCGTCATCGGGATCCTTCTGGTCGGCTGGTTTGCGCTCTTTGGAGAATCGCTCACCGGAAATCTCCTTATCTATATTCTGATCACGGCAGTAGTCTCGGTTGCGGCATTCATCGCCTCGTACTTCGTGTCGGTCAGGCTCTATGAGAAAAAGGAGTTCTAA